In Isoptericola jiangsuensis, the following proteins share a genomic window:
- a CDS encoding SRPBCC family protein, with amino-acid sequence MSIDIDPVAVAGLVTREVRSGERDGSPTKIAVARRDYTAARGDVWDALTDPDRIPRWFLPVSGDLVEGGRYQLEGNAGGTVLRCQAPEAFAVTWEMGGGVSWVTVTLHPHDGGTVLELVHESPVEPEFWEQFGPGAVGVGWDLGLMGLGLHLASGDAVDPAAAQAWTVSDEGKAFVGASALGWAEAAVGDGDDPADAHAAAERTVAFYTTVPEA; translated from the coding sequence ATGAGCATCGACATCGACCCCGTCGCCGTCGCCGGGCTGGTCACCCGTGAGGTCCGCAGCGGCGAGCGCGACGGCAGCCCGACGAAGATCGCCGTCGCCCGCCGCGACTACACGGCCGCGCGCGGCGACGTCTGGGACGCCCTGACCGACCCCGACCGCATCCCCCGCTGGTTCCTGCCCGTCAGCGGCGACCTCGTCGAGGGCGGCCGGTACCAGCTCGAGGGCAACGCCGGCGGCACCGTGCTGCGCTGCCAGGCGCCCGAGGCGTTCGCCGTCACGTGGGAGATGGGCGGCGGCGTGTCCTGGGTGACCGTCACCCTGCACCCGCACGACGGCGGCACCGTGCTCGAGCTCGTCCACGAGTCGCCGGTCGAGCCGGAGTTCTGGGAGCAGTTCGGTCCCGGCGCCGTCGGCGTCGGGTGGGACCTGGGGCTCATGGGCCTCGGCCTGCACCTCGCCTCCGGGGACGCCGTCGACCCGGCCGCCGCCCAGGCCTGGACCGTGTCGGATGAGGGCAAGGCCTTCGTCGGCGCGTCCGCGCTCGGGTGGGCCGAGGCCGCCGTGGGCGACGGTGACGACCCCGCCGACGCGCACGCCGCGGCCGAGCGCACCGTCGCCTTCTACACGACCGTCCCCGAGGCGTGA
- a CDS encoding ArsR/SmtB family transcription factor gives MTTRTTTAPGSPDAVFAALGDPVRRRLLLLLHDAGEATVGSLVAAVRAATAISQPAVSQHLRVLREAGLVRVRPDGTRRLYAVEPAGIDAARTWLATFTDPFAQPLDALGTEVARGRRERRRTGGVSGSPASGSSPADAARRGARRAG, from the coding sequence GTGACCACCCGGACGACGACGGCGCCCGGGTCGCCCGACGCGGTGTTCGCCGCGCTGGGCGACCCGGTCCGCCGCCGCCTGCTCCTGCTGCTGCACGACGCGGGAGAGGCGACCGTGGGCAGCCTCGTCGCCGCCGTCCGGGCCGCCACCGCCATCTCGCAGCCCGCCGTGTCCCAGCACCTGCGGGTGCTCCGCGAGGCCGGCCTGGTGCGGGTCCGCCCCGACGGCACCCGCCGGCTGTACGCCGTCGAACCCGCCGGGATCGACGCCGCCCGCACCTGGCTGGCGACGTTCACCGACCCGTTCGCCCAGCCGCTCGACGCCCTGGGGACCGAGGTCGCGCGCGGTCGCCGCGAGCGCCGCCGGACGGGCGGGGTCAGTGGAAGTCCCGCGAGCGGGTCGTCACCGGCAGACGCAGCACGGCGAGGTGCTCGGCGAGCAGGTTGA